The following proteins come from a genomic window of Frankia casuarinae:
- the mraZ gene encoding division/cell wall cluster transcriptional repressor MraZ, whose protein sequence is MFLGSHAPRLDDKGRLTLPAKFRDELEGGLVITKGQERCLYVFPMAEFTRISESLRTVPVTAKALRDYSRVFFSSAADDVPDRQGRITVPAPLRSYAGLMRDCVVNGANTRIEIWDAQRWQAYLESQEESFAELSEEVLPGVI, encoded by the coding sequence GTGTTTCTCGGCAGCCACGCGCCGCGGCTCGACGACAAAGGGCGACTGACGCTGCCCGCGAAATTCCGCGACGAGTTGGAGGGGGGGCTTGTGATCACCAAGGGGCAGGAACGCTGCCTGTACGTCTTTCCGATGGCGGAGTTCACTCGGATCAGCGAGTCCCTCCGTACCGTTCCGGTTACCGCAAAGGCGTTGCGTGACTACAGTCGGGTGTTCTTCTCCTCGGCCGCGGACGACGTGCCGGACCGGCAGGGGCGGATCACGGTTCCGGCTCCGCTGCGGTCCTACGCGGGCTTGATGCGCGACTGCGTGGTCAATGGGGCCAACACCCGGATTGAGATCTGGGATGCCCAGCGGTGGCAGGCCTACCTGGAAAGCCAGGAGGAGAGCTTCGCCGAGCTGTCCGAGGAGGTCCTGCCCGGAGTGATCTGA